ACCCATCGGctataaacaaaaattactctATTATACAACTAATGGATTTTCGTAAAGCCTCAAGATATGGCTTTACTTGATTTCAAACATGATTAATGACAATCTTTAATATCTTGTCTCATGTTTTTCCGTTTGTCATAGCACAATCCATGGCCTAGAAATTAACTGACATGATTTCAGTATGAACTGACACATCTTTTGTCGAGGAAGCTGTTTTGAAAACTAGAAATTAAATTTGGGAAATAAGCTGGAAATCAGATTTGAGGTACAGAAACTCTTAATTCCAAGATTAGAGTTGACATCCGCTTCAATATTCAATAGCGCATGAAATTTGTGAGCtaaatttgaaatgaaattcTGACAATagtcaaaatagagaaattatagagagtttgttaaagtgaactttttgaactttttaccaaattttggtaaaaattttgaaattgaaagctcactaggaatgctcttacaaTAGGCCAACttcaacttatttaattaaatgggtcaaaatCACCAACCCGACcctttaatttcatgttgaaaTTCGAAGGTCGCGTAAAAAATAGCGACCCCTACCCAAGCTACAAGgggtttctgaaaaataaaacgGGGCAATACAAACACACCCTTAAAACCAAAAGCCACTTGATGATATTCGAATCGTCAAGAAAATTCCCACAAAATGGTAAAAAGCAATTCCTTAATgggtttgaaagaaaaatgtaatccAATAACATTGGAGCACATTTCCCTCAACTGAGAAAGGAGAAGGTTCAAACAGAAAGGATTCTTTAACTTGTTTTATGCACAGATAAAATCCTAGAAACCATTTTCTCGGAAAACAGGTTCTCAAGAAAAACTCTGTGCCAATGTTAAACCAAAGAAcggtaataataaaaaaattaaaaaaaaaaaaaaaaaaaaaaaaaaaaaaaaaaaagacgcaaAATAAGGACAACCAAATGAACATGAAGAACGGAGATAACGGTTTTGGCAGAGAAGGTGGGCGCTGAGCCTCAGAGGAAGACCAAAGTTCTAAAACCATAATCTTGAAAAGCTTATTTATAGAGAAGAAAAACTAATTAAATGACAACAATGTCCTTGGATTGGTCTTGTTAATACAATAGACACCCGCTccagcttaaaaaaaaaaaaaaaattgcaattgtGACAAAGCATGTTTATCTTTTATTAGTGCATCTCCAGTAATAATAACCAAagtagctattaaaaaaatctaactcttaactttaattattgttttttctataCTCTCTCCTGGCCTTAGaataactgtttttttttttaaaaaaaaaaaaaaaatgtaacactaatatttttgttattttggataGCACTTGACCCATTTTTCGTAAACCCTAATAACATTGGATTAAGCGAAAGGAAATAATAATTTGTGGgtcaattgtaattttttaacattttaagaacaagaataggatcttctccatttcaagtgaaatggagagaagCCAATCCCTTGTTTTACAATGGGCAAAATTGTCAAAACTATTAGAATGACAATTATGCCCCTTGTAAAACAATGtaccggctcctctccatttcaagtgaaatggagaagTTCCGGTTTCTTGGAATTAAGGAGTAAGTGTAGTTTACCACTTTACCACTTACTATATTTATCAacttattattaaaaattgaaaagaattaaagaaaactTTCTTTCCAAATCTATGACTTAGTTTAATGTCAAAACCTTTACGGAAGAGAAATATTAAATTCTAtaattctatttaatatttattcaaCAAGGTTGACATGGCCTTTTCAATTAACCATTgttaaattaatcattgttaaatttattttttaaaaaaataaagatataataaTTGATTTGAAATGCCAAGTCAATATCATGGGAcaattgtagaataaaaatatagtatctaAAGTTACTCCATACAAAAATGTATCAAATATTTGAGATGGGAGTAAGATTATGGAATAAGTCCAATACTAAAGTCCAAGTTTCATAGGGGAAACAAAAAGGAGCTCAAAGtctataattataattataatgctaaataaattaacaaatgaCTAATTAGCATCGCGGTATCATAATCAATTCATCAAAAAAGTCTAGACTCGTTGAGCAACATTTTTTAAGataactaggaaaaaaaaaaaaaatattaacaaacaactcaaaacacaatacTCACGAAatatttaaaactatttttccttttatattacatcacaATCAAAAGACAAATATTACTCTCTAAAAAAGTCTTTTCCACAAGAACCAGACTCAATTTCTTCATTATGTGTTGATTCCATTGACTTGTCTCCAGGCTCCACTTGTTTAATCAAAACTAGCATTTAAAAATGTCAAACAATTCGTTTCTTTTATTCTCTGCCACTTTATTCTCCTTTGTTTTCTCAAGTCTCAACCTTTACGCgaatctaccaaaaaaaaaaaaaaaaaaaaaaagtgtcagaTTTTAATGATTGTCATCTCATATACAAAATTCTTAGTGGGGCTATAATACCGAGGCAAACAACAGCCTGACCTTTTTTCCAGAGATAGCTCTAAACAGCCCTTGTTTTGTCTTTAAACTTTTTctaatgggaaaaaaaataaagcttaCTAATAAACCCATTATAGAAGCATACTGAGTGACTTAGGACCTTATCCTATTATTACTTTTCAGGAAATTTAATTTCTAAACACAGTTTACCATAACACCTTCCTcttatattattgtttttgttacTCAATCTCAAGTCAATGAACATTTGTTATTTCATTTATGCAGTTAGTTCACTCACAATTTAGTTACCAATCTCTTGATAGGAATGACAAACAAACGCTACTCAAATGTCAGAGAGTtactaacaaattaaaaatcaaccaTACTAGAGGGGGTAAAAAACATAGCACTAACTATCCACTAGCATAGAAACAATCATCGTGGCCTACCTCTTTAAGTTTGTGACTATACTGTTTATGTCGACGGCTCTTGCTTCGGTCCTTTTCCTTGTTCTAGAAATTCAAAGGGAAATAAAAAAGAGGGGATAAGAGTTAAAAAGGAGTTCAAGTTCAACCACCACCTTCTTTGGCCtgtcattattcaatttatttatttattcttgtgCCTCTTTGAATGACTAGATGTTTCACGCTCACTGTCACTTCTACAAATCAGCAATGGAGACGAGATGTTAGGAAAGCCAATCATCTTAATTAGTACCCCTCTCTAGAAATAATGGATAAGTGCCTgaaaatctaaatacaaaattcCAGCTACTATCTAAAATTTCTACTAAGCTAGACCACATTGCATTGCTACCAAATCATTCCAGGTGGGTAAAAACCtgcgaacaaaaaaaaaaaaaattaaaaaaaaattccagctACTATCTGTCTCATGTTCTCTTCTCTTATTCTCCGGCAGAACTACTGGATGTTGGGGGTGAAGGCCAATTACAAAATATGCAGCAAAAAttatcaaatcattttttttataaattaaatagtcaatctaacgacaaaaatatcaactcacacaagaacaatgcagaaaaataaatccaacaaccaccacaagcaagacaccaaaatttgtaCATGAAAAACCCTCCGGTGTGAAGGGAAAAATCACGAGACCTAGTCCAGTTAAAACTttcactatcaacaataatgggcttacaaaTATCTTCTCTAGAACAATATCTAGAGGTTATCACCACATCAAGACACACATTCTTGGATTAATATAGAAATTCAATACTTTAAAAGTTGATTTCAACAATATAAAGAAAGGTCTCACCAAGTGGGATGAACAACCAACCAACTGGAGAGGAAGTCCAATGATCGACACCAGTCAATGCATAGCTCTCATTGTCAGAAACAACATACtaaaatttcatcaagatcggacCATAGATGACCCTCCAATCTATGACGGAAATGACCGTGAAaaaccccattttttttctcctctctgTGTTTGCTCGAGCTCTTTCAAAAAACTAACTTCCCTGCCTCTGTCTCAAGCTGAAAAATCAGCttgcctcttttttctttttctgcattTTGGCGCAGTATGACCTACTCCTTGCCAACAGAAACAGAGGTGCTCTGTTTCTTTTGGCTCACCCAACACTGGAGAACAGCATAAATATAatcaaaccaaacaaattaattataacTCCCTGTACAAACAACAACAATCCTCAATCTTATGAGAAGAgccaaaaaccaaacaaaatcactacaacaaacaaataaactgAGAGCAGATATCCAagactttcttcttcttccctccgCTTCTCTCAGCTAGAGATTAGTGCCCTTTCATTTGAGTTGATTGGTAATGGCTAAGACAATGCTGCAAAGCCGAGTAAACAAGGTACCCTGATTGCCTAATGGAGACTTGCCGTCTCCCACTTCCTTGAAGCCTTCGTCACAAGAGTCGCCGTCAATCATGGCAGCCGACACCCATGTTTTAACATCCCTGTACCTCTTAGATGCCAAGGCAGTGCCCGAGTCTTTAAGCTTTTCAATTGAATCTTCGTAGTTCTCATCGCAATCTGTTAGTGCAATCTTAGCTGCTGCGCTCGATGATCCGTTGAGCAGTTTTGTGACTTGGCCGTGTATTTGGGTAGCTTTAGACGTTGCATGCTTCAGTGCAACTTTGGCCAGGACTTCGAAACTTGTAGCCGCGCGGCTCTCCGGGTCCGATCGAAGAGTTTGTCTGCACATTTGTTTGTACAGAGTGTGATCACAAGCTGAGGAGATCAAATCCCCAGCAAGAATTTGGCTTGGCCACAGAGTTACAAGCAGCACCAGGAAAACCTTTGAAATGGCTTTCATGTTTGCTCTTCAGAAAACTTTATGTTATAAAACAGGGAAAGAGAAGGAATGTTATATGGGCTTCTTGCCTGCATtgaagtgtgtatatatatatatagataaagaGTAAAGGGATTGGGATTAGGCTTGGCCTATTTAATACAAGGGTTCATGGATGGAAATTCATGGTAGGAATAGGAATTAAGCTTTTGCAtgtgaaaagtgaaaatgatGTTGATTTGTGTAAAAAGAGGAATAGGCTGCCATGATTGCCGGCGACTCTGGTGACGAAGGCTTAAAGGAAGTGGGAGGCAAAAAGCCTCCATTAGCCAATCGCACTAATCTCTGGCTGCTCTCCTTGTCTGAACTTAATTTACCGTACCATATTAAGCTCAGCTTTcggcaaccaaaaaaaaaaaaaaatccttccaGAATACAACTGATAGATTTGTTCTAGGAAATTGGAGAGGAGTTTGTAATAAGGATATTGGATAGAGTAATGTCGAATAAATTTACAAGTTGTAGTTGCTTCAAATTTACATGTTCTCGATGCTAATCAATCTCAGCGTTTTCTGGATGCTGTAAAATAAATCTACATAATATTCTATACTTCCAACTTCCAAGATCTTAATTAACTATTGGGATTTTCAGAATGAACTGATAAAAGAAATACCAGAATCCATCGCAACAAGTAGCCTTTCTGCATTGTACGtcctcccatttttttttttgaaagggtaCGTCCTCCCATTTGAGTGCAATTGGTACACTTGGAGATGACAAGCTTGACAAAACTAGATTCTGTCACGATCATGATTATGGATATGGGGGCCGACCGACGAGTTacacttatttttttcttattatatttcacttttctcaaagcttgagtcttcaattttttcttttttaaataaatctattttttcttGGCCTATTTAATATAAGGGTGCATGGAAATTGGTAGCTAGGAATTGCAAGCTTTGTGAAAAGTGAAATTCATGTTGATTTGTGTAAAGGAGGGATAGGATGCTTTAATTTGTGAAAAGTGAAATTCATGTTGATTTGCAGATACTCTAGGAAGTAGGAAGTCTTTCACGGCCACGTAACAAGCACCACAGAAAGTCTAAAAGATGGTTTATATAAAAAGTATGATGTTATAATATATACTAGTTGGGATGGTGTGCTTGATTTCCCTGGTGTTATGTATCAGTATAATTGTTATTATTGAGGAGATTACTGTTGATCCATAAGCAGACATGAGACACATAATGACTTCTTATGCCAAACTGAagaattatattaaattattggGGGGTAAAAAATAACGGAATGTCCCATTTGCTGTTCTTGCATGTACAAAACTCTGTTTTGTTCAGGTTTCAGGCTGTGTACTGGTACGTAATTGCTTCTTGTTTCTATTTTGGATTAATACCAGTTATTTAATCACCAATATTCAGCCAGGAAATGACaagaagacctatttataacaaccaaattccaaaccaaaaaaGCCAGAAAAACTCAAAAGGTTTAAACTAAATGGCTCAAAAGGGTTGCTGTTTCTCATCGTTGTGTGCATGTTTGCTAATGACTTCAACGTAGTCAGCAACAAGATATACAGAGTAAAAACCAACCCCAAACTGCCCAATGAGATTGAGATTGAGATCTCCACTTGTCTGCATTTTCTCCACGAACGCTGAAAGAAAAAGGATCAATCCAAATCCACATAGTTAACAGCGAActctaataaaaaaacaaaactttacaggacttagcatgacatagatACCTGAAGTTCCAGACTTTGCTATGGTACCCAAGTTCTTGATTAAATCCTCCTTTGTCATACCAATTAAACAGATGGGTGCATCTCATTTAATACAAAGCCATAAATTCTCCACATTGCCTCAGGAGGAGTAATCCAACGAGCTGATCCCTGATTGAAATTGTTCAATCTCATCTATATCTTAGGAACTATGTTCTGAAATCAAATTGAAAGCAACACAATCCTTTGTTTGTAAATATACTTGAAGAGGTATTTGACGGCTTTAATTGTCAAACATATTTCCACATTTATATGAGAATCGAATTTAGCAAGGAGATAAGGATTGTATGGTACAACCCACCGGTTGTCTAAATAGTATCCTCTCACTTTAGCAATTGCTCTATTATCTCGCCATCTATATCTCAGGAACGAATCATTACCTATTGTCGTTTCATCACAAAATTGTTTTGGATAATGATTCTTGCAATTTCCATCTTTTTTCATACATATGTTATTTGGATTAAGTGTACCGCAAGGACTATGCATCATGTGCTTTACAACAGTTGAGTACAGATGTGAGTTTTCATGTCTGTTTGGTAGCTCAGCTGAAACAAATTCATCAAAGCTTTCTGGTGCAATTATTTTCCAATccctttttaatataattaagaaatGAGCATGAGGAAGCCCTCTTTTTTGATGTTCaataacatatacatatatatgcagCCACAGCACCAAATATTTGTTTCTTGAATAACTCATTCTTCAATTCTTCTAATTTTGCTCTAAAGACTCGTGCAATCAAATCAGGTCTATTTTGTGCTTCTTCTTGTGGCTCTAACTCATTCTTAATTTCTAGCCAACATGGGTTGCACGTGATTGTCAGGAAAAGATATGGCTTTCCAAAACGCTGCACCAATGCCTAAGCTTCCATATATCTCTTCCGCATATCTCTTGGACCACCAATGAAAGTGGCTGGTAAAATAATCCTACGCCCAATTTTGGAACCTCGAGTTTCACCAGTAATAATGCTATCAATAATGCCTTGATAGACTTTAGTTCGaatttcttgttgttttgaacgAAAGTAGTCCAACCTAGATGTTTCAATCTTAATATACATGTCAACAGCATGTTGTTGTAAGAGGTGCTCTGAACGCAGCAATATTGACTTAATTGATGGTCTTATTTGCAACTTATGGCAGTAATATTCCCGACAGGAAACGGTTGCTTGACTTCTTCTCTTCTCCAGTGCTAAAAATATAGTAAATTAATAAGTTTTCAATTAATATAATCTAATTATGCACATTGGAAGTGAATAGCTAACACTACAGAGAATGTATACCTTGTGTTTCCTTCTTAAGTAATTCAGTTGCTGAATCTGATACTCGAGGATCAATTAATTGTTCAATCTGGGAAGATGAATACTGTTTTCCTGTTTCAAGTTTTTGTATTCCTTGGTGCCAACCAGTATCTCCATAAGGAAACAATAGAGGATATTGCAAAGGATTGTAACACCCGAAATAGTATTGCATGCTATGACTACAACCAGAATGGCTATAAACAATAATGCCCCGGCTCATATGTTGTTCAGAAGTATTTTCATCTAGCCATATTGCTGCCACTTGCAAAGATGATGGAGCATTATAAACTCGTTGGTCCAATGAAGTACTTGATCTTATATGAATCTGTTGATTTTTTAAATCAGGCACATCC
Above is a genomic segment from Alnus glutinosa chromosome 12, dhAlnGlut1.1, whole genome shotgun sequence containing:
- the LOC133852657 gene encoding pectinesterase inhibitor 3-like, whose translation is MKAISKVFLVLLVTLWPSQILAGDLISSACDHTLYKQMCRQTLRSDPESRAATSFEVLAKVALKHATSKATQIHGQVTKLLNGSSSAAAKIALTDCDENYEDSIEKLKDSGTALASKRYRDVKTWVSAAMIDGDSCDEGFKEVGDGKSPLGNQGTLFTRLCSIVLAITNQLK